TTAGTCCTCCTGGTGGCTGCCAAACATCATCTGAAAATGAACTTGAGCTCCCTGACTCTGAGTCAATATCACTTGAGCCTTCAAAATCCCAGTCTGCACTTGACTCACTCCGGATATCATCCTCCTCGCTAATAAAGCTCTGCCCAGGCTCCAAGCATGAAGGGTATAGACGTGCTGAAAGGCATATAAAGTCACTGTCGTAGTGTAGCAAACCCAGCATTGTACCAATGTTGACCCACTGATCATTGCTTGCATCGTACTGGTGAACAGTCACTCTGTTCTTCCTCCACTGTGGCACTATGGTAGTTATGAGAAGTAGTTTGTTGCCATGACAAACAATCTGAAAATTGTGGATATTGGCATCGATGGGGATATCACTGATCTTTCGCCACTCACCTTTTGAAGGGTTGTAAACTTTTATGACTGGGATGTCACAAATACAATAAATTTCTTCATTGAAAACACAAGCTTCCTGGAACTCACTCCGCTTTAAGGAAGCACAATTCAGCCACTGATTCCTTTCCGGTACATAGCATAACATCCTCTTATTATTGACCGCATACAAGCAGTCTCCAACTGTAATCAGCTCAAATGAGTGCAGTGCATGAGGCAAGGGGGCTACAAAAATCCACTGGTTTCTTTGAATACTGTAACACTCAACTTCTTTAACCTTGAGGCCTGTCGACGGGTCACGACCACCCAGAATGTAAATGTATCCATTCAAATATGCAACATCCATCCCTTCTCTTGCCAGCAGTCGTTCGGCAAGCTGTTGCCAGCTATTCTGAACTGCATTATATACCCAGAGTTGTTTACTTGGCTGTGCTGCCAAAAAGATATCGTTGTCTGGTGAAACACAGACAGCAAGTGAACTGATGGACTTTGTAAGGGCTGGACTAGTCAAAGGTGAAGACATTGCATAAATGTCACCTGAATAGGGATCGTAACAGAGGAAAGGCTCCTTTCGATGGCCAAAAAATATAACCATCTCTTTAGCACTAAATCCAATCCTTTTTGAAGAGTTATGTATGCTGGTAGACACATCAACACCTTTGGGAGCAGAAAGGTCATCCAAAGCGGAAACAAGAGACTTGTTTTCGACAAACAACTGAGATTTAAGTGCATCGACACCCAGCCTGTCTTTCTCACTGAAATGATGCCATCTGACACACCTTAAGACTTCAAGTGCATGTGCAGCACGCTCAGTGATATTTGATTCAATCCACTGAATTGCCACTGCGCACACCTTCCCCTCGCTGTCAACATCCAGTGTATCCAGTTTTAGTATCTCTTTGATCTGTTCCAGTGAAAGCTCACACAACTCCTCCGTTTTGCACAAATGCTGTAAGTTGCAAGCGATGAAAGCAAGTGCCTTTTCTTTCAGTTCCACGTTGTCAAAAGCATCTGCAAACTAAGGGTAAAGAAATCAGTTACAGATTTGACAAGTGAGTTTTCAGAAATGCACTGATTTAATACGTCATATCCTCAAAGTCTCAGCTAACCAAACACCTTTCAAAATATATCACAACTACTACACATGTCCACTTGTCATCGCATATTCAAGATCCAAAAGAGTATAATCCCATCAACATACTTGAGGTTTGTTGGCAGATGGATGTCGATCATATGGTCTTTTGTTTTATTTAAGTAGCAAGCAGACAGATGGAGCATGTTACACAAGTTATGCAACTGCATTGGTGCCGTACGGTAGCCTAAACAAGTGGTCAAATTAAAACACATTAACTTTTTATtgctggaaaaaaaacaaaatacattttcaAATCTATTCCTTATGAAACATAAGAAATGCTGGCTAAAACAAATCAATGGACTACCTGGTTCACTGACAAAGGTAATCATGTAAAGCAAACTTTTTAAAAGAGAAATCACAGCTATCAGTCTAAAACAGACCCAGACGTGGTTAGGAAACCCCCACATCAATATTTAATGGATGTGAAAAACACAAATGCAAATTCAACTATTAAAGAAAACTGTATTTTCCAAAGGAATTTTTAGGGAATTTTCTTGATGAACTGATTTCTATTCAGGAAGGAAACAACAATATCTTGTGCTGTGCAGTGTAACTAAACTGCAGCGTTTTTCACTGGAGAATGTTTAAAGAATGATTATATCAGGGTATGGTAAAAGAATAAGACACTACTGAATGAGAAGGAAATGTTGTTCAAGTGAACTGGAAACAAAAATAAGTAATCAAAGAAAGACAGCTTGGGTAGAAAACAGGCATGAATGCAAAAACTTTTATAAAAGACTAATTAACCTCTTGTTCTTGTAAGCTCAGCCACAACCTTAACTTCTAAATGGCTCAACCTTCCATCAAGTCAAGTCATCCTAGACATCAATGAAGGAGAATAGAGGGAGTCCAAAACTACAACATTGAGATATTAGACACAACATTTACAACACTCAAGAATATGGATATGGAAAAGGAAGCCATGACGATTTCGAGGTACGTAATTCATTAGAGAACTAGACTGTAGCACTGAGATCCAAAAGAAATAAGAGCCAGAGCACTAAAGATCAACAGCTCCACCACAAAAGGAATAAATGTCTTTTAACTAAACATTGAAATGTAATGTAAAGAGTTAGAAATAAGCTTGTAAAGACAAAAGATGTGGTTGAGGTGGATAGACTTGCAACATACACTTTCTGGGTCAAAAGGTTTCCAGTTGTGTCATTGAATAATTCTGAAGGAGGAAATAATATGAAATGAATTTGCCATTTCAAAGCCCATTCTTCGGACTGTCTACTGATCTTGGAAACATTACCTCAGTGAAATTGTGGACTTTCTCATTCAAGCATAGGCAACTTTCAGGTGGAGCAAATCTGAAACTAATTTTCCATCACTTTGGTTCTACTGTTAAATACAAAGCATCCTAAACACAGAAGTTTCAAAGATCTTAGATAGAAAAAcagtcattcagaaatctaatccTGACTAGTCATGACTCTCTGCCCTAGTGATCCCAGTTTACACTAGGATTATTGAGTAAGAGACAAAATGTTTTTGTTAACATAAAATCCATTCAAAACATGTTAATCTTATAAACATTTTAATAGCTGGAACATATTTATCATAACCAATTGCTTCAATACTACAGATTTGTGAAGGGCATAACATGAATGTAATTTTATATACAGGGAATGGAAGAATAAAATGGACCATGGACAGGCTgaaatatttaatttaattctgCACTGTGTTTGGCACctgggctgaaggatctgatCAGTATTTTTAAAGCCTAAGTTATCCTTTGCAAATGCACCCAAAATTCTATCAGGTCAGCTTCACGGGAGCAGGACCAGAAACAATACTTAAAGTCAATTAGGACAACATCTTCTGAATAAAGGGGGACGAGGTGGGTTTTCAAGGGTAAATTTGGGAGTTAAAAAAGAAAAGTGATTGTGCATGGTAACCAAATGGAAAATGATCAAAGCAAGGAACAGTGTAAAAAAAAGAGTTCAAGGGCAAGGAGAATTGTAAATAGACAcccatttcatgttttttttaaacttgaaagCATGTACCATTTGAAACAAAGCAGTGAATTGCTGCAACAAACAGAATCAAATGTGTATCTTCACTAGCAACTGGAGAGGTATACCTGGAATGTGACCAAAATAAGGGAGTACTGTACATACATACCCTGGGAAATCAACAGATCTCTTTTCTAGGCAAATCTACTAGACCATGACACAGGCGAGCCACACCTTGAGATTTGCTCCTCCAGTTTTAAAACAGGTACTTATATGGATTGGGGAGGTCCTCTTCAAAGCCCACTCGTGGGAAGAGGGGGGTATCCCCTCCTCCCCGGAGACCGGGAGGTTCCAGCAACACCGCAAGCTTTCTGCCCTTTCAGCGGTCAGTTTCCCCTGGGCCCGCACACCGAGAGGTGCAGGCGCATTGTGCCCGGGAGTTTTGGAAGGGGGAGGAAGACCCGCTCACCTTTAAGATGCCGGCACAGTTGTAGAGGTCGAGGCGCCGCGCCATGAAGGCGGCGCAAGCCTGCCTCACGTACTCGAGCTGCAGCATGTTGGCCGCCACGTACAGCTTCTGCACGCTGGCCTCGCACACGGTGACGCGGCCGGTGTAGCAGTAGTCGATGATGAGCGCCATCGAGTCCGAGTCCACGTCGTGGATGGTGACGCTCTGCTGTTTGCTCTCGAACAGGCCGCCCGTGAACATACTCCTGAAGTAGGGGCTGGCGGCTGCCAGCACGTTCCGGTTGCACAGGAAGCGACTGCCGCCGTCCACCTCCAGCGTTACATCCACCAGCAGCCGCGCATCGTAGAAGGACTTGAGCTCCCGGAGCAAAGCCCCAGCATAAGCCGCGTCCTCCAGCTGCTCGGGACCCGAAAGGCACTGCAGAGCCTCCATCTTGTCCAAGCCCGGTCCCGCAGTCCAAGCCCCGCCTCCTGCCCCCACCGAGTAGGCGGGCCTCTACCACACTTGACCAATCAGGCACTACCATGCGCGACCCTCCCGCTCCTTCATTGTCCCTTTTGAACGTCAATCATCTGATGTAATCGGCGGACCGGCGAAAGGCATTATTCGTATTAACGCTCCTATACGCAAACAGATGCCGGACTGATAAGTTCCAGAATTTTCTCCAATTGAAAATAGATAGAAAATTATAAAGTGATTCCATAAACACACTCTAAAATTGTCTAACTGGAATCATTACTATTAAGCTGGTTTTCCTGATTCATAGGACACAACTTCTCTTAAGTGGATATTAATTGGTTCCTACAATCAAAAATCTAGGACGCTTGATTAAATCCAATTTATGAGATACGCTTTGCAATAAAAATGCTTCTTAAGTATTGATTTCAGTAGTACAGCTAAAATACTTAATGGTATCAGTAAGACCCATCTGTTACCTGACTCTCTCAATCCCCTACTTGCTGTCACGTTAGTGCAATGTATCCAAAGATCTCCGCCCAAAATATCAATTGTCTATTCCTTCCATTGATGCTAActaatctactgagttcctccatcattttctgtatTTTGTTCAGGATTTCTAGTATCTTCATAACACAATACAGTTTTCATCTCCATTTCTCCATGCTTTTTGAAGAATAATTTTTGTCCTATTTAAGTGAAGCTTTAATGGGATCCGAAAATGTATTATGGTTAACATTTCTTTCtgcaaatacgaggaaatctgcagatgctggaaattcaagcaacacacacaaaatgctggtggaacgcagcaggccaggcagcatctataggaagaagcactgtcgacgtttcgggccgagacccttcgtcaggactaaccgaaaggaaaaatagtaagagatttgaaaataggagggggaggggaaatgcaaaatgatagaagaccggagggggtggggtgaagctgagagccagacaggtgattggcaaaagggatacaaagctggagaagggaaaggatcttgggacgagaggcctagggagaaagaaagggggaggggagaaccagagggagatggagagcaggcaaagtgatgggcagagagagaaagaaaaaaagggaggggaaaaacatctaaatatatcagggatgggcattaacggaagttagcaaaggcaatgttcatgccatcaggttggaggctccccagctggtatataaggtgttgttcctccaacctgactgaggcttcatcttgacagtagaggaggccatggatagacatatcagaatgggaatgggacgtggaattaaaatgtgtggccactggaagatcctgctttctctggtggaaagagcgtaggtgttcagcgaaacggtctcccagtctgcatcgggtctcaccaatatataaaaggccacaccgggagcaccggacgcagtataccacaccagccgactcacaggtgaagtgtcgcctcacctggaaggactgtctggggccctgaatggtggtgagggaggaagtgtaagggcaggtgtagcaggtgttccgcttgcaaggataagtgccaggagggagattggtgggaagggatggggaggacgagtggacaagggagtcgcgtagggagcgatccctgcggaaagcagaaagtgggggggagggaaagatgtgcttggtagtgggatcccgttggattTCTTTCTGCATTTTGTTTTGGAATTGTGAAGATGATGCCCCACCACTATTGGATCTGTTCTCTGCCACCATCAACCATTCTCATTTTTATCAAACTTTCCATCGAACAGCGACAGAAGCAGCATCTGTCCCTTTCCCTTCCCGCAATCCAGGGGCTGAAAGTTCAAACAAATCACTTCATGAAGTGAAGTAGTAATTCACTTGCATATCTTCCAATCTCGTTTACTACATTTGGTGTTTATGATATGGTCCTCTCTCCACTGGAGAAACAAACACATATTGGATGACCATTTTGTCTGCATTTAATCTGCAGGAGCGTGCCCCATCCACTTCAATTCCCCTTTCTAGTGCTACTCTGATTCATTCATTTGTGGTCCCTTACATGGTTACAACTCGACTGGGAAACAACTTCTCTTTCACCCTGGAATGTTGAAGTCTTCCTTACTTAAATCTGCAACTTCTGGTAACTCGATGCCTCTATCAGATCTGGCCACTTCTAGTGAAATtttctgactgtaattttgcTCAGTTTTTCCTCCCTCCGGTCGTGGTGCCTGAAATACTGAGTATATTCTacagcacaacgttttacaataTTTAACACTTCTCTGTTTATAACTCATTAACTGCCACCATTAACCCCTCAACAAGTATgaagttgtggccatctctgaaacttggctaaaggatggctgtaactgggagctgaacgtccaagtttatacggtgtatcggaaagataggttagtaggcagagggggtggtgtggccctgtgtattagaaataatattaaaacatTAGGAAGGGataacataggattggaaggtgtagagcctgtatgggttgagttaagaaatggcaggggtaaaaggaccctaatggcagttgtatgcaggcctccaaacagcagccgggatgtggattacaaattacagcaggagataaaaAAGGTGTGCAAAacagcaatgtcatgataattgttggggatt
The sequence above is a segment of the Hypanus sabinus isolate sHypSab1 chromosome 4, sHypSab1.hap1, whole genome shotgun sequence genome. Coding sequences within it:
- the kbtbd7 gene encoding kelch repeat and BTB domain-containing protein 7, with amino-acid sequence MEALQCLSGPEQLEDAAYAGALLRELKSFYDARLLVDVTLEVDGGSRFLCNRNVLAAASPYFRSMFTGGLFESKQQSVTIHDVDSDSMALIIDYCYTGRVTVCEASVQKLYVAANMLQLEYVRQACAAFMARRLDLYNCAGILKFADAFDNVELKEKALAFIACNLQHLCKTEELCELSLEQIKEILKLDTLDVDSEGKVCAVAIQWIESNITERAAHALEVLRCVRWHHFSEKDRLGVDALKSQLFVENKSLVSALDDLSAPKGVDVSTSIHNSSKRIGFSAKEMVIFFGHRKEPFLCYDPYSGDIYAMSSPLTSPALTKSISSLAVCVSPDNDIFLAAQPSKQLWVYNAVQNSWQQLAERLLAREGMDVAYLNGYIYILGGRDPSTGLKVKEVECYSIQRNQWIFVAPLPHALHSFELITVGDCLYAVNNKRMLCYVPERNQWLNCASLKRSEFQEACVFNEEIYCICDIPVIKVYNPSKGEWRKISDIPIDANIHNFQIVCHGNKLLLITTIVPQWRKNRVTVHQYDASNDQWVNIGTMLGLLHYDSDFICLSARLYPSCLEPGQSFISEEDDIRSESSADWDFEGSSDIDSESGSSSSFSDDVWQPPGGLRVERIQQNGHSVPPDNRLPHMNGQSGN